CGCGTCCAGGTCCTCAGAGCGGATCCGGACCGCGATGTCCGCTTCGGACCCGCCCAGGATCTGTCCGAGCGCCGTGGCCTGTCCGGTGAGGATCGTGACCGTCGCATCTGGGGCCGCGTTCTCTAATCGGTCGCGAAGGCGCTCGACTGCGGGGTCGCTCTCGCTTCCTTCGCTCAGGCGCACCTGGAAACGGGCGGTGTGGAGCCCGCTCGCGTCGTCCGAAGTGGCGAATCGGCGAACGTCGCGCCCCACGGTGCCGAACACGGCCTCGACCTCGGCGTCGGCGAGGAGGACGGCCTCGATCGCGCGTGCCACCTCGTCGGTTCGCTCCAGAGCGGTCCCTTCCGAAAGTTCGAGCCCCACCTCGAACCCTCCCTGGTCCACGCGCGGGAGGAGGTCGCGGTCGAGTGTCGCGGCGGCGAGCGCGGTGACTCCGAGCACGAGAGCCGACACGCCGAGCACGACGGCGCGGTGGTCGAGCGACCATTCGAGAAGGCGGTGATACCGGGCCGCGAAGCCGTCGAAGGCGCGGTCGAAGGCCCGCAGCGGGGTTCGGAAGACCCGTGAGGCACCGCGCTGGAGTCCTCCCCACCAGAATCGGATGAGCTCGCGTCCGAGTGCGCGCAGCCATCCGAGAACCCAGGCCGGGAATCGCGCGACGATCCGCGCGCTCCAACCGACCGTCGCGAAAAAACGCGGCGGCATGGGTCCCGGTCGGAGTGGGCCGGGGGCTCTTGTTTCCGGAGCGGCTCCGACCCTGAAACGGGCGGCGATCGCGGGAAGGAGCGTCAGAGCCACGAGGAGCGAGACGAGGAGGGAAAAGGCGACCGCCAGGGAGAGGTCGCGGAAGAGCTCGCCCGCCACTCCTTCCACGTAGATGATCGGCAGGAAGACCGCAATCGTCGTGAAGGTCGCCGCCGCGATCGCGCGGGAGACCTCTTCGGCGCCCCGTTCCGCCGCTTCGATCGCGCCCGCTCCGCTCTCCCGGTGCCGGAAAACGTTCTCGAGGACGATGATCGAGTTGTCCACGAGCATCCCGACGCCGAGAGCGAGCCCGCCCAGGCTCATGATGTTGAGCGACACCCCGAAGGCGTCCATGAGTGCGAAGGTCCCGACGACCGAGATCGGGATCGCGAGGGCCACGGCCACCGGGTAGCGGGGCTCCCGGAGGAAGAGGAAGAGGACGAGGAAGGCGAGGATTCCCCCGAAGATCAGGGCCGAGACGACGTTGTTGATCGAGTCGGAGATGAAGCCGGCCTGCGCCTGCGCCACGTCCACGGAGACCTCGGGAAACTCGGCGCGGAGGAGCTCCAGCACCTCCTCCACGAGGGCGGTGACTTCCACGGTGTTCGCCCCCGCCTCCTTGAACACCATCAACCCGACCGCTTCGCGCCCGTTGTAGCGGGCGAGCGACTCCCGGTCCGCGAACCCGTCCTCGACCCGCCCGATATCCCGCACCCGGACGGTCCGCGACGCACCCGACGTCAACGTATGCTGGGCGACGACGACGTCCTCGATTTCCGCGACGTCCAGGAATTCCCCGAGGGTCCGCATGGGAAAGCGGGTCCGCCCCTCGAGGATCGTCCCCCCGGATCCGGCGCGATTCGCCTGATCCACCGCCTGTCCCACCTGCGCGATCGAAAGCTCGTACGCTTCGAGGAGGGTCGCGTCCACCTCCACGACGATCTCCCGGTCGAGTCCCCCCGCGACCTGTGCCTGGGCCACCCCGTCCACCTGCTCCAGGCGCCGCCGGAAGACGTTCTCCGCGAGCTCCTTCGTCTCCCAGAGGTCGTCGCCCGCGACCGAGAGGATCATGATCGGGTCGGAGCGCGGGTCCACCCGGAGGATCTGGGGGCGCTGGGGAAGCTCCGGGAGCGAGCCGCGCACCTGGTCGAGCCGTTCCCGAACGTTCAGCATCGCGAAGTCCATGTTCGTCCCCCACGCGAATCGCAAGGTGACGAGGCTCACGCCTTCGCGGGAGATCGAGGTCACCCGTTCCGCGCCGGGGGTCGTGCCGACCGCCCCTTCGATCCGTTCGGTTACGAGCCGCTCCACCTCCGCGGGGGCAACCTCCGGATACGAGGAATAGATGACGATGCGTGGATAACTGACATCGGGGAGGAGGTCTATGGGGAGGCGCGTGAAGGAGATCGCCCCGAGGAGGATGACCGCCAGGAACAACATCGAGACCGCCACCGGCCGGCGGACCGACAGTCGCGAGAGAGCCACCGCTTACCGAGCCTCGGGCGTCGGGACCGGCGCTCCCAGCGCGCGCTCGAGTTGAATCAGGGCGCGCTCGAAGGCGTAGCGGGCCTGGAGAACCTGGCGGAGCGCGTTCGCCGAGGCTTCCGCGCTGTTCTGGAGGTCGAGGTAGTCCACCCGCCCGAGCCGGAAGTATTCCTGCTGGAGCTCGAGCCTCTCCGCAGCGAGCTCCGCGCGCCGCTCCTGGAGGCGGAGGGTGCGGTACTGGTTTTCGAGCTCCACGAGGAGGCGGCGGGCCTCTTCCCG
The Gemmatimonadota bacterium DNA segment above includes these coding regions:
- a CDS encoding efflux RND transporter permease subunit, whose product is MALSRLSVRRPVAVSMLFLAVILLGAISFTRLPIDLLPDVSYPRIVIYSSYPEVAPAEVERLVTERIEGAVGTTPGAERVTSISREGVSLVTLRFAWGTNMDFAMLNVRERLDQVRGSLPELPQRPQILRVDPRSDPIMILSVAGDDLWETKELAENVFRRRLEQVDGVAQAQVAGGLDREIVVEVDATLLEAYELSIAQVGQAVDQANRAGSGGTILEGRTRFPMRTLGEFLDVAEIEDVVVAQHTLTSGASRTVRVRDIGRVEDGFADRESLARYNGREAVGLMVFKEAGANTVEVTALVEEVLELLRAEFPEVSVDVAQAQAGFISDSINNVVSALIFGGILAFLVLFLFLREPRYPVAVALAIPISVVGTFALMDAFGVSLNIMSLGGLALGVGMLVDNSIIVLENVFRHRESGAGAIEAAERGAEEVSRAIAAATFTTIAVFLPIIYVEGVAGELFRDLSLAVAFSLLVSLLVALTLLPAIAARFRVGAAPETRAPGPLRPGPMPPRFFATVGWSARIVARFPAWVLGWLRALGRELIRFWWGGLQRGASRVFRTPLRAFDRAFDGFAARYHRLLEWSLDHRAVVLGVSALVLGVTALAAATLDRDLLPRVDQGGFEVGLELSEGTALERTDEVARAIEAVLLADAEVEAVFGTVGRDVRRFATSDDASGLHTARFQVRLSEGSESDPAVERLRDRLENAAPDATVTILTGQATALGQILGGSEADIAVRIRSEDLDAAFAYAGRLQAGLHDADRVANVRVGSGRGHPQVEVRIRRDDVARYGLQSGAVATAVENGMRGLQASEFVAFDRRIPIMVQLPDSLRYDVATVERLEVEDVPLREVVNVQMSAGPAEIRREDQGRLVAVLADVRSGGLDGAIAEVEAAIAADPPPRELRVEVGGENEEMVRSFRDLAFAFGLALVLVYMILAAQFESFVHPATILAAVPLALIGAVLALLATGEGLNTMSLIGIVILVGIVVNDAIVKVDFIVRAIERGSELRQAILEAGRVRLRPIVMTTVTTVFGLTPMALGIGRGADLRAPLAIAVIGGLTIATLLTLIVVPVLFSLVEEARRAVTGGASSPGDVAMGSLAPGSGAPIPQPEGTP